A single region of the Pseudorhodoplanes sp. genome encodes:
- a CDS encoding RNA-binding protein — MLARVIESELDSGPRERGTERFCVVTRAVKPIDDLIRFVVAPDGSVVPDLKHRLPGRGVWVTATRDALTEAVRKKAFARGFKAEIRTTAELAGFTENLLVKSALDALAMAGKAGCVITGFSKVEAAIADHEIAAVLHGKDASADGIRKIEAALHRHGVENAGEIVVIDEFTTDDLDLALGRSNVVHAALLAGPAGKAFLTRLQRLRRFRAGDPGKPGRGETRHEGARRLDSE; from the coding sequence ATGCTGGCACGCGTGATAGAAAGCGAACTCGATAGCGGGCCCCGCGAAAGGGGAACCGAGCGGTTTTGCGTTGTCACGCGGGCGGTCAAGCCGATCGACGACCTGATCCGTTTTGTCGTGGCGCCGGATGGCTCGGTCGTTCCGGACCTCAAGCATCGATTGCCCGGACGCGGGGTATGGGTCACCGCGACCCGCGACGCCCTCACCGAAGCGGTCCGCAAGAAAGCTTTTGCGCGGGGATTCAAGGCCGAGATTCGGACCACAGCGGAGCTGGCGGGGTTCACTGAAAACCTGCTGGTAAAGTCGGCCCTCGACGCCTTGGCCATGGCCGGAAAAGCCGGTTGCGTGATTACCGGCTTTTCCAAGGTTGAAGCCGCCATCGCGGATCACGAAATTGCCGCCGTACTGCATGGCAAGGATGCATCCGCCGATGGAATTCGGAAGATCGAGGCAGCCTTGCACCGCCATGGCGTCGAAAACGCCGGAGAAATCGTGGTTATCGACGAATTCACGACGGATGATTTGGATTTGGCACTGGGGCGGTCAAATGTGGTACATGCAGCCCTGCTTGCCGGGCCGGCGGGCAAGGCATTTCTGACGAGATTGCAGCGCCTGAGGCGCTTTCGGGCCGGCGACCCCGGCAAGCCGGGGCGCGGCGAAACGCGGCACGAAGGTGCCCGGAGACTGGATTCGGAATGA
- the infB gene encoding translation initiation factor IF-2, translating to MSDTKTPDKKLGVGGKTLTLKRGVEQGTVRQSFSHGRSKQVVVEKVKRRIIGASDAKPEPAPAEAPKGAAPKGVAAARTATAAPSAPSAKASGVVLRTLTEEERSARAHALADSRVREAEERKIAEEEAHRRASREAIERADREAAEARKREEDERHRREEEAKRKAEQEAKKRFGEDSSAPQVKFAGASGRPALEAEEDEGPRTPRRTVGGAARPAPAPKPSRGAPQKQRGRLTLVTALKADEVRERSVASFRRRTQRLKGHANDEPKEKLAREVTIPETITIQELANRMSERAVDVIRMLMKQGHMATINDVIDADTAQLIAEELGHTVKRVAESDVEEGLFDVADDPAAMAPRAPIVTIMGHVDHGKTSLLDAIRQTEVAAGEAGGITQHIGAYQVTSPSHGKITFIDTPGHAAFTAMRARGAKVTDIVVLVVAADDGVMPQTVEAIQHAKAAKVPIIVAINKIDKPEAKPDRVRTELLQHEIQVESLGGDVLDVEVSAIKKINLNKLLETIGLQAEILDLKANPSRPAEGTVIEAKLDRGRGPVATVLVQRGTLRGGDIVVAGSEWGRVRALVSDTGQNVQQAGPSVPVEVLGFSGTPDAGDRLAVVENEARAREVTAYRERQRRDKQAARATGMRGSLEQMMAQAKTAGRKEFPLVVKADVQGSIEAIVGALDKIGNEEVGARVILSGVGGITESDVRLAESSGAAIIGFNVRAHKEAREEAEQAGIEIRYYNIIYNLVDDVKAAMSGLLTPERRETMLGNAQILEVFNVSKVGKVAGCRVTDGTVERGANVRLIRDNVVVHEGKLSQLKRFKDDAKEVTAGQECGMAFENYQDMRVGDVIECYRVETVQRSL from the coding sequence ATGAGTGACACCAAGACACCTGACAAGAAGCTGGGCGTCGGCGGCAAGACCCTGACCTTGAAGCGCGGAGTTGAGCAGGGCACCGTGCGGCAGAGCTTCAGTCATGGCCGCAGCAAGCAGGTCGTTGTCGAAAAGGTAAAGCGCCGGATCATCGGCGCCTCCGATGCAAAGCCGGAGCCGGCACCCGCGGAAGCGCCGAAGGGCGCCGCCCCGAAGGGGGTCGCCGCGGCCAGGACGGCAACGGCTGCACCCAGTGCGCCGTCCGCCAAGGCGTCGGGCGTCGTGCTGCGGACACTCACCGAGGAAGAACGCAGCGCCCGTGCGCATGCGCTCGCGGATTCGCGGGTCCGCGAAGCGGAAGAACGCAAGATCGCCGAGGAAGAGGCTCACCGGCGCGCCAGCCGCGAAGCCATTGAACGCGCGGACCGCGAGGCTGCGGAAGCACGCAAGCGCGAAGAGGACGAGCGTCATCGCCGCGAGGAAGAAGCCAAGCGCAAGGCCGAGCAGGAAGCTAAAAAACGGTTTGGAGAAGACAGCAGCGCGCCGCAGGTTAAGTTTGCTGGTGCGAGCGGCCGCCCCGCCCTCGAAGCCGAGGAGGACGAAGGTCCGCGTACACCGCGCCGCACAGTAGGCGGTGCGGCGCGCCCCGCGCCCGCCCCCAAGCCGAGCCGCGGCGCTCCTCAAAAACAGCGCGGCCGCCTGACACTCGTCACCGCCTTGAAGGCGGACGAAGTTCGCGAGCGTTCGGTGGCTTCGTTCCGCCGCCGCACGCAGCGTCTGAAAGGCCATGCCAACGACGAGCCGAAGGAAAAGCTGGCGCGCGAAGTCACGATTCCGGAAACCATCACCATCCAGGAACTGGCGAACCGCATGTCGGAACGCGCCGTCGACGTGATCCGCATGCTGATGAAGCAGGGACACATGGCGACGATCAACGACGTGATCGACGCCGACACCGCGCAGCTGATCGCCGAGGAACTCGGCCATACCGTCAAGCGCGTCGCCGAATCCGACGTCGAGGAAGGCCTGTTTGATGTCGCCGACGATCCGGCGGCGATGGCGCCGCGCGCGCCGATCGTGACAATCATGGGTCACGTCGATCACGGCAAGACATCCTTGCTCGACGCCATCCGGCAGACCGAAGTCGCGGCCGGCGAAGCGGGCGGCATCACGCAGCATATCGGCGCCTATCAGGTCACTTCGCCCTCGCACGGCAAGATTACTTTCATCGACACCCCGGGCCACGCGGCTTTCACCGCGATGCGTGCCCGCGGCGCCAAGGTGACCGACATCGTCGTCCTCGTGGTCGCCGCCGATGACGGCGTCATGCCGCAGACGGTCGAAGCGATCCAGCACGCCAAGGCGGCAAAGGTGCCGATCATCGTCGCGATCAACAAGATCGACAAGCCGGAAGCAAAGCCCGATCGCGTGCGCACCGAATTGCTGCAGCACGAGATCCAGGTGGAATCGCTGGGCGGCGACGTGCTCGACGTCGAAGTCTCCGCCATCAAGAAGATCAATCTCAACAAGCTGCTTGAGACCATCGGCCTGCAGGCGGAAATCCTCGATCTCAAGGCCAATCCGAGCCGGCCCGCCGAAGGCACGGTGATCGAAGCCAAGCTCGATCGCGGCCGCGGTCCGGTGGCGACCGTGCTGGTCCAGCGCGGCACGCTGCGCGGCGGCGACATCGTCGTCGCCGGCTCCGAATGGGGCCGCGTTCGCGCCTTGGTCAGCGACACCGGTCAGAATGTGCAGCAGGCCGGCCCCTCGGTGCCGGTCGAGGTGCTCGGCTTCAGCGGCACGCCGGATGCCGGCGACCGTCTCGCGGTGGTCGAGAATGAAGCGCGGGCGCGTGAAGTCACCGCCTATCGCGAGCGCCAGAGGCGCGACAAGCAGGCGGCGCGCGCCACCGGCATGCGCGGCTCGCTGGAACAGATGATGGCTCAGGCCAAAACCGCCGGCCGCAAGGAGTTCCCGCTGGTGGTGAAGGCCGACGTGCAGGGCTCGATCGAAGCGATCGTCGGCGCGCTCGACAAGATCGGCAATGAAGAGGTTGGTGCACGCGTGATTCTGTCCGGCGTCGGCGGCATCACCGAATCCGACGTTCGCCTTGCGGAATCCTCGGGCGCCGCCATCATCGGCTTCAACGTGCGGGCTCACAAGGAAGCGCGCGAGGAAGCCGAACAGGCCGGCATCGAAATCCGTTACTACAACATCATCTACAATCTGGTGGATGACGTGAAAGCGGCGATGTCGGGGCTACTTACGCCCGAACGGCGCGAAACCATGCTTGGCAACGCGCAGATCCTCGAGGTTTTCAACGTCTCCAAGGTCGGCAAGGTCGCCGGTTGCCGCGTCACCGACGGCACCGTGGAACGCGGCGCCAATGTGCGCCTGATCCGCGACAATGTCGTCGTGCATGAAGGCAAGCTGTCACAGCTCAAGCGCTTCAAGGATGATGCCAAGGAGGTCACCGCCGGCCAGGAATGCGGCATGGCGTTTGAAAACTACCAGGATATGCGCGTCGGCGACGTGATCGAATGCTACCGCGTGGAGACTGTCCAGCGCTCGCTGTGA
- the rbfA gene encoding 30S ribosome-binding factor RbfA, translating into MRVGELIRHAIADMLTRGDIHDPVLEGHLVTIPEVRMTADLRQATIYVMPLGGRDVTEVIDALNHNKKFLRGEIAHRVNLKFAPDIRFRVDERFDEAERIEKILRTPRVRRDIENTSGED; encoded by the coding sequence TTGCGCGTCGGCGAACTGATTCGTCACGCCATAGCGGACATGCTGACGCGCGGCGACATTCACGATCCGGTTCTCGAGGGGCACCTAGTCACGATTCCCGAAGTCCGCATGACTGCCGATCTGCGGCAGGCGACGATCTATGTCATGCCGCTGGGCGGCCGCGACGTGACGGAGGTCATCGACGCACTCAACCACAACAAAAAGTTCCTGCGCGGAGAAATCGCGCATCGCGTTAATTTAAAATTTGCTCCCGATATTCGCTTCCGCGTTGACGAACGATTCGACGAAGCGGAACGGATCGAGAAGATATTGCGAACACCACGCGTCCGCCGCGACATCGAAAATACCAGCGGCGAAGACTGA
- the truB gene encoding tRNA pseudouridine(55) synthase TruB → MTASARPQGQRKREKRDVHGWIALDKPVGMTSTHAVAVIKRLFSARRVGHAGTLDPLASGLLPIALGEATKTVPFIMDGRKVYRFTVRWGEERDTDDTEGRVTRTSSVRPTSEAIRALLPQFTGLIEQVPPKFSAIKVDGERAYDLARDGEEVELQARPVQIDRLELLETPDADQAVFEAECGKGTYVRALARDFGRLLGCYGHVTALRRTEVGPFGPEDMISLADLEALCHRAAAGEGSLADALLPVETALDDIPALAVSRADAARLQRGQAVLVRGRDAPILSGTLYVTVSGELIALAEADRGEIVPKRVFNLTGLHGSAGTRKGH, encoded by the coding sequence TTGACCGCGTCCGCGCGCCCGCAAGGTCAACGCAAGCGCGAGAAGCGCGACGTGCACGGTTGGATCGCGCTCGACAAGCCGGTCGGCATGACCTCGACGCACGCGGTCGCGGTGATCAAGCGCCTGTTTTCGGCGAGGCGGGTCGGCCATGCCGGCACGCTCGATCCGCTGGCGTCCGGTCTTCTGCCGATCGCTCTCGGGGAAGCGACCAAGACCGTCCCCTTCATCATGGACGGCCGCAAGGTTTACCGCTTCACCGTGCGCTGGGGCGAGGAACGCGATACCGACGACACCGAAGGCCGTGTCACACGGACAAGCAGCGTCCGTCCGACATCCGAGGCGATCCGGGCCTTGCTGCCGCAATTCACCGGCCTGATCGAGCAGGTGCCGCCGAAATTCTCCGCCATCAAGGTCGACGGCGAGCGGGCCTATGACCTCGCCCGCGACGGCGAGGAGGTCGAATTGCAGGCCCGGCCGGTCCAGATCGACCGGCTGGAGCTCCTGGAGACCCCAGACGCCGACCAAGCCGTTTTCGAGGCTGAATGCGGCAAGGGAACCTATGTCCGGGCACTAGCCCGCGATTTCGGCCGCCTGCTGGGCTGTTACGGCCATGTTACCGCGCTCAGGCGGACGGAAGTGGGCCCTTTTGGCCCGGAGGACATGATTTCACTGGCAGATCTGGAGGCTTTGTGTCATAGAGCCGCCGCCGGCGAGGGAAGCCTCGCCGACGCGTTGTTGCCCGTTGAAACCGCGCTGGACGACATCCCGGCACTGGCTGTCAGCAGGGCAGACGCGGCAAGGCTCCAAAGGGGCCAAGCCGTCCTTGTGCGTGGACGGGACGCTCCCATCCTCAGCGGCACGCTTTACGTCACGGTCTCGGGCGAATTGATCGCCCTTGCCGAGGCTGACCGCGGAGAGATCGTTCCCAAGCGTGTGTTCAACCTGACCGGCCTGCATGGCAGTGCCGGCACAAGAAAAGGTCATTGA
- the rpsO gene encoding 30S ribosomal protein S15, protein MSITAGRKAEVIKSFALKAGDTGSPEVQVAILSERINNLTEHFKTHSKDNHSRRGLLKLVSQRRQLLDYIKKSDEARYKNLIERLNIRR, encoded by the coding sequence ATGTCGATTACCGCCGGCCGCAAGGCCGAAGTCATCAAGTCGTTTGCGCTCAAGGCCGGTGACACCGGCTCTCCTGAAGTCCAGGTTGCGATCCTCTCGGAGCGTATCAACAACCTGACCGAGCATTTCAAGACGCACTCGAAAGACAACCATTCGCGCCGCGGGCTGCTGAAGCTTGTGTCGCAGCGCCGCCAGTTGCTCGACTACATCAAGAAGAGCGACGAAGCCCGCTACAAGAACCTGATCGAGCGGCTGAATATCCGCCGCTGA
- the pnp gene encoding polyribonucleotide nucleotidyltransferase, whose amino-acid sequence MFDINRVELDWGGRKLTLETGHVARQADGAVVATYGETTVLATVVAAKTPREGVDFLPLTVDYQEKYFAAGRIPGGYFKREGRPTEKETLVSRLIDRPVRPLFADGWRNETQVIVTTLSHDMENDSDILAMVAASAALTLSGVPFMGPIGAARVGFINGEYVLNPQIDEMVESQLDLVVAGTSEAVLMVESEAQELPEEIMLGAVMFGHRHFQPVIKAIIDLAEKAAKEPRELVVPDNTELEQEILNLAEKDLRAAYSISKKQDRYAAVAGIKEKVMAHFFPEGAEPKYDKTRVAGVFKELEARIVRWNILDTSKRIDGRDLSTVRQITAEVGVLPRTHGSALFTRGETQALVVTTLGTAEDEQWVDALQGTYKESFLLHYNFPPYSVGETGRLGGTKRREIGHGKLAWRAIHPVLPSKTDFPYTIRVVSEITESNGSSSMATVCGSSLALMDAGVPLKKPTAGIAMGLILEGERFAVLSDILGDEDHLGDMDFKVAGTDSGITSLQMDIKIAGITEQIMKIALAQAKEGRLHILDEMAKALTTARAELGEHAPRIETFKIATDKIREVIGTGGKVIREIVEKTGAKINVEDDGTVKVASANAESINAAVKWIKSIASDPEVGQIYDGTVVKVMDFGAFVNFFGAKDGLVHISHLAAQRVQKTSDVVKEGDKVKVKLLGFDDRGKVRLSMKAVDQQTGEDLEAKQKAEREQQAAAGGE is encoded by the coding sequence ATGTTTGATATCAACCGCGTTGAGCTCGATTGGGGCGGCCGCAAGCTGACCCTCGAGACCGGTCATGTCGCGCGCCAGGCCGACGGCGCCGTCGTGGCGACTTATGGTGAAACCACCGTACTCGCGACCGTCGTCGCCGCCAAGACGCCGCGCGAAGGCGTGGATTTCCTGCCGCTCACCGTCGACTATCAGGAAAAATACTTCGCCGCGGGCCGCATTCCCGGCGGCTATTTCAAGCGCGAAGGGCGCCCGACCGAAAAAGAAACGCTGGTGTCCCGCCTGATCGACCGACCGGTCCGCCCGCTCTTCGCCGACGGCTGGCGCAATGAAACCCAGGTGATCGTGACGACGCTGTCGCATGACATGGAAAATGATTCCGACATCCTGGCCATGGTTGCGGCTTCCGCCGCGCTGACCTTGTCGGGCGTTCCTTTCATGGGTCCGATCGGCGCCGCTCGCGTCGGCTTCATCAACGGCGAATATGTTCTGAACCCGCAGATTGATGAGATGGTGGAGAGCCAGCTCGACCTGGTCGTGGCCGGCACATCCGAAGCCGTGCTGATGGTGGAATCGGAAGCGCAGGAACTGCCTGAAGAAATCATGCTCGGCGCGGTGATGTTCGGTCACCGGCATTTCCAGCCGGTGATCAAGGCGATCATCGATCTGGCCGAGAAGGCGGCCAAGGAGCCGCGCGAGCTTGTTGTCCCGGACAACACCGAGCTTGAGCAGGAAATCCTGAACCTTGCGGAAAAGGATCTGCGCGCCGCCTATTCGATCTCGAAGAAGCAGGACCGTTATGCTGCTGTCGCCGGGATCAAGGAAAAGGTGATGGCGCACTTCTTCCCGGAAGGCGCCGAGCCGAAATACGACAAAACGCGCGTCGCCGGCGTGTTCAAGGAACTCGAAGCCAGGATCGTGCGCTGGAACATTCTTGATACCAGCAAGCGCATCGACGGACGCGATCTTAGCACCGTGCGCCAGATCACGGCCGAAGTCGGCGTGCTTCCGCGCACGCACGGCTCCGCTCTGTTCACCCGCGGCGAGACGCAGGCGCTGGTCGTGACCACGCTGGGCACCGCCGAAGACGAGCAGTGGGTCGACGCCTTGCAGGGCACCTACAAGGAATCGTTCCTGCTGCACTACAACTTTCCGCCCTACTCGGTCGGCGAAACTGGACGCCTCGGCGGCACCAAGCGCCGCGAAATCGGCCACGGCAAGCTGGCCTGGCGCGCGATCCATCCGGTTCTGCCGTCAAAGACCGATTTCCCCTACACCATCCGCGTCGTGTCGGAGATCACCGAATCGAACGGTTCCTCGTCCATGGCGACGGTGTGCGGTTCTTCGCTCGCGCTGATGGATGCTGGCGTGCCGCTGAAGAAGCCGACCGCGGGCATCGCGATGGGCCTGATCCTGGAAGGTGAACGCTTCGCTGTGCTATCCGACATCCTCGGCGACGAAGACCATCTTGGCGACATGGACTTCAAGGTGGCCGGCACCGATTCCGGCATCACCTCGCTGCAGATGGACATCAAAATCGCCGGCATCACCGAGCAGATCATGAAGATCGCGCTCGCCCAGGCCAAGGAAGGCCGCCTGCACATTCTTGACGAGATGGCGAAGGCGCTGACCACGGCCCGCGCCGAGCTCGGCGAGCATGCGCCGCGCATCGAAACCTTCAAGATCGCAACCGACAAGATCCGCGAAGTGATCGGCACCGGCGGCAAGGTGATCCGCGAGATCGTCGAGAAGACCGGCGCCAAGATCAATGTCGAGGACGACGGCACGGTGAAGGTCGCGTCCGCGAACGCTGAATCGATCAACGCCGCTGTCAAATGGATCAAGTCGATTGCGTCCGATCCGGAAGTCGGCCAGATCTATGACGGCACCGTCGTGAAGGTCATGGATTTCGGCGCCTTCGTGAATTTCTTCGGCGCCAAGGACGGCCTCGTCCATATCAGCCATCTGGCGGCGCAGCGGGTGCAGAAGACCTCCGATGTCGTCAAGGAAGGCGACAAGGTGAAGGTCAAGCTGCTCGGCTTTGACGACCGCGGCAAGGTGCGGCTGTCGATGAAGGCGGTCGATCAGCAGACCGGCGAAGACCTCGAAGCCAAGCAGAAGGCCGAGCGCGAGCAGCAGGCGGCCGCGGGCGGAGAGTGA
- a CDS encoding hydrogen peroxide-inducible genes activator yields MITLRQLRYLDALAHHRHFGRAARDCAVSQPALSMQIRDLERFLGVELVERRTSEVALTETGADIARRGKQILSAVSDLADFAHHRGQVLSGPLRLGVIPTVAPYLLPRLLPVLQQRYPNLRLELRETQTAVLLEELERGSLDLVMAAVPLDNSDIETLPLFEDPFVLAVPAGDLLALEEQIAAKDVDPERLILLEEGHCLRDQALAFCSVPRRDSVEFGATSLATVMQMVANGYGITLLPQIAVETEARDKRVKLVPFSKPQPSRIIGLAWRKTSSRAHDFRALGDVVMEVVK; encoded by the coding sequence ATGATCACCCTTCGGCAGCTCCGTTATCTCGATGCCCTCGCCCATCACCGGCATTTTGGCCGGGCGGCGAGGGATTGCGCGGTCTCCCAGCCCGCCTTGTCCATGCAGATTCGCGATCTAGAGCGGTTCCTGGGGGTCGAGCTGGTCGAGCGCCGGACCAGCGAGGTGGCGCTGACGGAAACCGGCGCCGACATCGCCCGACGCGGCAAGCAGATTCTAAGCGCCGTCAGTGACCTGGCCGACTTCGCCCACCACCGCGGGCAGGTGCTGAGCGGACCCCTGCGGCTCGGGGTCATCCCGACGGTCGCGCCCTATCTGCTGCCGCGCCTGCTGCCGGTGCTGCAGCAGCGCTATCCGAATCTGCGTCTGGAATTGCGCGAAACCCAGACCGCAGTGCTGCTGGAGGAGCTTGAGCGCGGCAGCCTCGATCTGGTCATGGCGGCGGTGCCACTCGACAATTCCGACATCGAGACGCTGCCGCTGTTCGAGGATCCGTTCGTGCTCGCAGTTCCTGCCGGCGACCTCCTGGCGCTGGAGGAGCAAATCGCGGCCAAGGATGTTGATCCCGAGCGCCTGATCCTGCTTGAAGAAGGCCATTGTCTGCGCGATCAGGCGCTCGCCTTCTGCTCGGTGCCGCGCCGCGACAGCGTCGAGTTCGGCGCGACAAGTCTTGCGACAGTGATGCAGATGGTCGCCAACGGCTATGGCATCACGCTGCTGCCGCAGATCGCGGTGGAGACGGAAGCGCGCGACAAGCGCGTCAAGCTCGTGCCGTTCTCGAAGCCCCAGCCGAGCCGCATCATCGGCCTCGCCTGGCGTAAAACGTCCTCGCGCGCGCATGATTTTCGGGCGCTCGGCGACGTGGTGATGGAGGTGGTGAAGTAA
- the katG gene encoding catalase/peroxidase HPI, with protein sequence MDAKTDEKSAGKCPFTGTRGRSNQDWWPEMLNISVLHRNSNLSDPMGQDFDYASEFKTLDLDAVMNDLKALMTDSRDWWPADYGHYGGLMIRMAWHSAGTYRITDGRGGAGAGQQRFAPLNSWPDNANLDKARRLLWPIKQKYGKKISWADLMILAGNAALESMGFKTFGFAGGRRDVWEPEELFWGPEGTWLGDERYSGERQLAEPLGAVQMGLIYVNPEGPNGNPDPVAAAKDIRDTFYRMAMNDEETVALIAGGHTFGKTHGAGDPSLIGPDPEGAAIEDQGLGWKSKYKTGIGCDTITGGPEVIWTTTPTKWSNNFFWNLFGYEWELTTSPAGAKQWKAKGAGATIPDPFDPSKKHVPTMLTTDLSLRFDPAYEKISRRFMENPDQFADAFARAWFKLTHRDMGPRARYLGPLVPQEVLIWQDPIPEVDHPLIGEQDIAALKAKILASGLSVPQLVSTAWASASTFRGSDKRGGANGARIRLSPQKDWEINEPAQLAKVLEKLEAIQKEFNTSASGGKKVSLADLIVLAGNAAIEKAAKDGGVDVKVPFTPGRMDASQEQTDVESFAPLEPRQDGFRNYTNAKKIQFMKPEEALVDRAQLLTLTGPEMTALVGGLRVLGANAGDSKHGVFTKKVGTLTNDFFLNLLTMDTVWSPADDDVYEGRDRKTNELKWTATRVDLIFGSHSQLRAFAEVYGCADSKEKFVKDFVAAWAKVMNADRFDLKNTSEVKAAA encoded by the coding sequence ATGGACGCAAAAACTGACGAGAAGAGCGCGGGCAAGTGCCCGTTTACCGGCACGCGCGGACGGTCAAACCAGGACTGGTGGCCGGAGATGCTCAACATCTCGGTCCTGCATCGGAATTCCAACTTGTCCGATCCGATGGGCCAGGATTTTGACTACGCCAGCGAATTCAAGACGCTCGATCTTGACGCGGTCATGAACGATCTGAAGGCCCTGATGACGGATTCGCGGGACTGGTGGCCGGCCGACTACGGCCATTACGGCGGCCTGATGATCCGCATGGCCTGGCACAGTGCCGGCACCTACCGCATCACCGACGGGCGCGGCGGCGCCGGCGCCGGTCAGCAGCGTTTCGCGCCGCTGAACTCCTGGCCGGACAACGCGAACCTCGACAAGGCCCGTCGGCTCTTGTGGCCGATCAAGCAGAAATACGGGAAGAAAATTTCCTGGGCCGATCTGATGATCCTCGCCGGCAACGCCGCGCTTGAATCGATGGGCTTCAAGACATTCGGTTTCGCCGGCGGCCGCAGGGACGTGTGGGAGCCGGAAGAACTGTTCTGGGGTCCTGAGGGCACCTGGCTCGGCGACGAGCGCTACAGCGGCGAACGCCAGCTCGCCGAACCGCTCGGCGCCGTGCAAATGGGCCTCATCTACGTCAACCCGGAAGGGCCGAACGGCAATCCGGACCCGGTCGCAGCAGCCAAGGACATTCGCGACACGTTCTACCGCATGGCGATGAACGACGAAGAGACCGTCGCGCTGATCGCCGGCGGCCATACCTTCGGCAAGACCCATGGCGCGGGCGATCCTTCGCTGATCGGTCCCGATCCGGAAGGTGCCGCAATCGAGGATCAAGGCCTCGGCTGGAAGAGCAAATACAAGACCGGCATTGGGTGTGACACCATCACCGGCGGTCCCGAAGTCATCTGGACCACGACTCCAACGAAGTGGAGCAACAACTTCTTCTGGAACCTGTTCGGCTACGAATGGGAGCTGACAACGAGCCCGGCCGGCGCCAAACAGTGGAAGGCGAAGGGCGCAGGTGCCACGATCCCGGATCCCTTCGACCCGTCGAAAAAGCATGTGCCGACCATGCTGACCACGGACCTGTCGCTGCGGTTCGACCCGGCCTATGAGAAAATCTCACGGCGCTTCATGGAGAATCCGGACCAGTTTGCAGATGCGTTCGCCCGCGCCTGGTTCAAGCTCACGCACCGCGACATGGGGCCGCGCGCCCGCTACCTCGGCCCGCTCGTGCCGCAGGAAGTGCTGATCTGGCAGGACCCGATCCCGGAGGTGGATCATCCGCTCATCGGCGAGCAGGACATCGCCGCGCTGAAGGCGAAGATCCTGGCCTCCGGCCTGTCAGTGCCGCAGCTTGTCTCGACCGCTTGGGCGTCGGCTTCCACGTTCCGCGGTTCCGACAAGCGCGGCGGCGCGAACGGCGCGCGCATCCGTCTCAGCCCTCAGAAGGACTGGGAGATCAATGAGCCCGCCCAGCTCGCAAAAGTCCTGGAGAAGCTCGAAGCGATCCAGAAGGAGTTCAACACCTCGGCGTCCGGCGGCAAGAAGGTTTCGCTGGCCGATCTGATCGTTCTTGCCGGCAATGCCGCGATCGAAAAGGCTGCGAAGGACGGCGGCGTCGACGTGAAGGTTCCCTTCACGCCGGGCCGGATGGATGCTTCGCAGGAGCAGACCGACGTCGAGTCCTTCGCGCCACTGGAGCCGCGCCAGGACGGTTTCCGCAACTACACCAACGCCAAGAAAATCCAATTCATGAAACCTGAAGAAGCGTTGGTCGACCGGGCGCAATTGCTGACGCTGACCGGGCCTGAAATGACGGCTCTCGTCGGCGGGCTGCGCGTCCTCGGCGCGAATGCCGGCGATTCCAAGCACGGCGTCTTCACCAAGAAGGTCGGTACCCTGACCAACGACTTCTTCCTCAACCTGCTCACCATGGACACCGTGTGGTCGCCGGCCGACGACGACGTCTACGAGGGTCGCGACCGCAAGACAAACGAGCTGAAGTGGACCGCCACGCGCGTCGACCTGATCTTCGGCTCGCACTCGCAGCTTCGCGCCTTCGCGGAGGTCTATGGCTGCGCGGACTCAAAGGAGAAGTTCGTGAAGGACTTCGTGGCGGCGTGGGCCAAGGTGATGAACGCCGACCGCTTCGACCTGAAGAATACTTCGGAGGTGAAGGCGGCGGCCTGA